The following coding sequences lie in one Apium graveolens cultivar Ventura chromosome 1, ASM990537v1, whole genome shotgun sequence genomic window:
- the LOC141675269 gene encoding putative vesicle-associated membrane protein 726, which translates to MGRGQQSLIYAFVARGTVILAEYSGFSGNYISVATQCLQKLPSSNNKFNYTCDGHTFNYLVENGFTYCVVAIESAGRTTPMAFLVRVKEDFMKKYGGGKAKTASAKSLSKEFGPKLKEQMQYCVDHPEEIDKIAKVKAQVTEVKGVMMENIEKVLDRGEKIELLVDKTDNLRSQAQDFRTQGTKMKRKMWIHNMKIKLIVFGIIVVIALIIILSICPRFKC; encoded by the exons ATGGGACGTGGCCAACAGTCACTGATTTATGCTTTCGTGGCTCGGGGAACGGTGATTTTAGCAGAGTACTCTGGTTTCAGCGGTAATTACATCTCCGTCGCCACTCAATGCCTTCAAAAGCTTCCTTCTTCCAACAACAAATTCAATTACACTTGTGATGGACATACCTTCAATTATCTTGTCGAAAATGGATTCA CATACTGTGTTGTGGCCATTGAGTCTGCTGGCAGGACAACTCCCATGGCCTTTTTAGTGCGAGTGAAAGAAGATTTCATGAAAAAATATGGTGGTGGAAAGGCTAAAACTGCTTCCGCGAAAAGCTTAAGTAAAGAGTTTGG ACCCAAACTGAAAGAGCAGATGCAGTATTGTGTGGATCATCCTGAAGAAATCGACAAGATTGCTAAGGTTAAAGCTCAAGTAACTGAAGTCAAGGGAGTAATGATGGAAAATATTGAAAAG GTTCTTGACCGTGGAGAGAAGATTGAATTGCtggtagataaaactgataatCTCCGCTCACAG GCGCAAGATTTTAGGACACAAGGAACGAAGATGAAAAGGAAGATGTGGATCCACAACATGAAGATCAAACTAATTGTTTTTGGTATCATCGTTGTGATTGCATTGATCATAATTTTGTCAATATGCCCTCGTTTCAAGTGTTAA